The sequence CGATCCGGCGACCTTTTAGGGCGCATACTCCCCAACAAGTACTTTGCGCAAACTTCCGGAGTTTGGGCAAAGACCGGATCGTCAAACAGGCGCATCTTCCGGTTTGTAAAATCAGCAAACCGGGATGGGTGCGATGGATGAAAAACGGAAGGCAACGCTGATCGGTTCGGTTGCCGTAATTCTTTGGGCTCTGCTTGCCCTGTTCACGACCGAAGTGGCCGACATCCCGCCGTTTCAACTGGTCAGTTTGTGCTTTGGTATCGCCAGCATTTTCAGTGCGCTCTGGATCACGCTCCGCGGGGGTGATGTGGTTCGGGCCTTGCGTCAGCCACTTGGTGCCTGGGTGCTTGGTGTCGCGGGGCTGTTTGGCTATCACTTTTTCTATTTTGTGGCGCTGGCAAACGCGCCCGCGGTCGAAGCCAGCCTGATTGCTTATTTGTGGCCGCTGCTGATTGTCTTGTTTTCCGCACTTTTGCCCGGTGAACGCCTGAAGTGGCAGCATATCGGGGGTGCCGTTCTGGGGTTGTCAGGGGCCTTTCTTCTGGTGGGTAAGGGACAAGCCCTGACCTTTGATCCGGCATTCGCGCTGGGATATGGGGCGGCAATTATCTGTTCATTGCTGTGGTCGGGTTATTCTGTCGTGAACCGGCGCTATCGCAATGTTCCAGTGGGGGCTGTCTGCGGGTTTTGCGCTGGTGCCGCCATTCTTGGCCTTGTTACGCACAGCATGGTCGAAGACTGGGTAACACCGGGCGCAAGACAATGGCTTGCTATTCTCGGGCTCGGACTGGGCCCGGTCGGGGCTGCTTTCTTCGTCTGGGACCATGGCACCAAACACGGTGATATTCAGATCCTCGGTGTTCTGGCCTATGGCGCGCCATTGCTCAGCACCTGCTTGCTGATTGCGTTCGGCAAGGCGATTGCAACGCCAGCCATTATCGCCGGCTGCATCTTGATCGTTGGCGGCGCTGTTCTGGCGTCAGCGAATTTCAATTCACGAAAACGTCGGCAACGAAGTTCTGTTTAATAATGCCAATCGTAGTGTGTGGCATTTCGGTCACAATTACGTGAACATCGGTCAGAAAGGACCTGATTGTGCTGTGCAGTGGTATTTAACTGACCTATAGTCGTTATGTGCTTGGGGAGGGGGCGTAGAACAACAATTACGCATCCAGGGACAGACGAATGACGCAGTCACAAAAAGACATTGCGCTTGAAATGAAGCAGGCAATGTCGGCCGGGCAGTTTGATCGCGCAG is a genomic window of Thalassospira sp. ER-Se-21-Dark containing:
- a CDS encoding EamA family transporter, translated to MDEKRKATLIGSVAVILWALLALFTTEVADIPPFQLVSLCFGIASIFSALWITLRGGDVVRALRQPLGAWVLGVAGLFGYHFFYFVALANAPAVEASLIAYLWPLLIVLFSALLPGERLKWQHIGGAVLGLSGAFLLVGKGQALTFDPAFALGYGAAIICSLLWSGYSVVNRRYRNVPVGAVCGFCAGAAILGLVTHSMVEDWVTPGARQWLAILGLGLGPVGAAFFVWDHGTKHGDIQILGVLAYGAPLLSTCLLIAFGKAIATPAIIAGCILIVGGAVLASANFNSRKRRQRSSV